In Candidatus Saccharimonadales bacterium, a genomic segment contains:
- a CDS encoding SDR family oxidoreductase, whose protein sequence is MPKQTQRPTALITGASRGLGLALARALAQRGWQLIIDARGAAALKEAQAELASLTQVTTLVGDVTDEAHRRALAVAARAAGGLDAVVNNAGILGPSPQPSLLDYPLELLEDVYRANTLAPLAIIQAVHSELKPGARIVNITSDAGVQAYPGWGGYGSSKAALEQLSAILAVENPTWRVYWVDPGDMRTEMHQAAFPGEDISDRPLPEASVPGLLELLTGDHPSGRYITQTLLPGEPPTLVSELDGALTADH, encoded by the coding sequence ATGCCGAAACAAACGCAACGTCCCACTGCTCTCATTACCGGAGCCTCACGGGGTCTGGGGTTGGCCCTGGCCCGAGCCCTGGCCCAACGGGGCTGGCAGCTAATTATTGACGCTCGCGGCGCGGCCGCTTTGAAAGAAGCTCAGGCTGAACTGGCCTCCTTGACCCAAGTGACCACCCTTGTGGGCGATGTGACCGATGAAGCCCACCGCCGGGCTTTGGCCGTGGCTGCCCGGGCCGCCGGTGGGCTGGATGCCGTGGTCAACAATGCCGGCATTTTGGGCCCCAGCCCGCAACCCAGTTTGCTTGACTATCCGCTTGAGCTGCTGGAGGACGTCTATCGGGCCAACACTCTGGCTCCCTTGGCTATCATTCAGGCAGTACATTCGGAGTTAAAGCCGGGAGCCCGGATCGTCAACATCACCAGCGACGCCGGGGTGCAAGCCTACCCTGGCTGGGGCGGCTACGGCTCCAGCAAGGCCGCTCTGGAGCAGCTATCCGCCATTTTGGCCGTTGAGAATCCCACCTGGCGCGTCTATTGGGTGGATCCCGGCGATATGCGGACCGAGATGCATCAGGCTGCATTTCCGGGTGAGGATATCAGCGATCGGCCTCTGCCCGAAGCCAGTGTGCCTGGTTTGCTTGAACTGTTGACAGGCGATCACCCGAGTGGACGCTACATAACCCAAACCCTCTTGCCCGGCGAACCGCCAACACTCGTTTCTGAGCTGGACGGGGCGCTCACTGCCGACCACTAA